A segment of the Butyrivibrio fibrisolvens genome:
ACACTTGGAAGAAAGAAAGCTCCTGTTCTTGGATTCATAAGCCACATGGATACATCTGATGCTACAAGCGGCAAGGATGTTAAGCCAAGGATCGTTGAGAAGTACGACGGCAAGGATGTGATCCTTAACGAGAAGGACCCTGAGACAGGTGCCAAGGTTGTTCTTTCACCTAAGACATTCCCTGAACTTTTGAATCATAAGGGTGAAGACCTAATCGTAACAGACGGTACAACACTTCTTGGTGCAGATGACAAAGCAGGCGTTGCTGAGATCATGACAATGGCTTCATATCTTCTTAAGCACCCTGAAGTTAAGCATGGCAAGATCAGGATCGCATTTACTCCTGACGAAGAGATCGGAGAAGGCACTAAGTTTTTTGACATAAAGAAATTCGGTGCAGACTTCGCATATACAGTAGACGGCGGCAAGCTTGGAGAGCTTGAATACGAGTGCTTCAACGCAGCTGAGGTTGAGCTCATAATCCACGGAAGAAGCGTTCACCCGGGCGATGCCAAGGGCAAGATGCTCAACGCAACTCTTATTGCATACGAGTTCCAGTCAATGCTCCCTGCATTTGACAATCCTATGTACACTGAGAAAAAAGAAGGTTTCTTCCATCTTACACTCATGAAGGGAACCTGCGAAAAGGCTGTTGTATACTACATCATCCGTGATCACGACAAGAAGAAGTTCCTCGATCGCAAAAAGCTTGTTGAAAAGATCGTTAAATTCCTTAACGACAAGTACGGCGCAGGCACTGTAGAGCTTACTATGGAAGACAGCTACTACAACATGATAGAGAAGTTAAAGCCTCACATGCATCTTATCGAGAATGCTAGAAAAGCTATGGAGATGGCAGGCGTTACAAGCATCGAGAATCCTATAAGAGGCGGCACAGACGGTGCAATGCTTTCATTCAAGGGTCTTCCTTGTCCGAACCTTTGCACAGGCGGATACAACTATCATGGCAAGTATGAGTACGCATCAGTGCAGGAGATGTACAAAACTGTTGAGATCCTTAAGAATCTCGCAGAGATTTACGGCGAAAAGGCTTAAACTACATCGTGATATATTTTTTGTAGTTTAAATAATTGTTTTAGTATAAAGGTTTAATTATGGATAAAGTTTCAATTAATGGCAATGATATATATGAAGTAGACGAAGAGATGGAAGCTCTTATAGAGGCTGCCGACCTTGATGGAAAGGTACCTGAGGCAGAGCCCCAGAGACAGTACTACTTTATCAAAAAGGCAAGACGCTACGTTGATGAGCTCGCAAAAGAACTTGGCAGAAGACCTCTTGCCTGTAGCGTAGCTTTTGGATGCCAGATGAACGCGCGTGATTCCGAGAAGATCCTTGGAGTCTTAAAAGCAGTAGGCTATGAAGAGACAGATTCAGAAAAGGCTGAATTTGTTATCTACAACACCTGCACAGTCCGCGATAACGCAGATCAGCGTGTTTACGGCCGCCTTGGATATGCAGGAAGCCTTAAGAAAAAGAATCCTCATATGAAGATAGGTGTCTGCGGCTGCATGATGCAGGAGCAGGTTGCTGTTGAGAAGATCAAAAAGAGCTACCGTCAGGTAGACCTTATATTTGGTACACACAATCTCTTTAAGTTTGCAGAGCTTTTGTGTACCATGTTCGAGTCAGACAGAATGGTAATCGATATCTGGAAGGGCACTAACGAAATCGTTGAAGACCTTCCTGTTGCAAGAAAATATCCATTCAAGTCAGGCGTTAACATTACATTTGGATGCGACAATTTCTGTACTTATTGTATAGTTCCATACGTAAGAGGAAGAGAGAGAAGTAGAGATCCTAAAGACATCGTAAGAGAAGTTGAAAAGCTTGTAGCTGACGGCGTTAAGGAAGTTATGCTCCTTGGTCAGAACGTTAACTCTTATGGTACAGGTCTTCCTGATGACAAGAAGATATCTTTTGCTCAGCTTCTGAATGAAGTGTGCAAGGTTGAAGGACTTGAAAGAGTCAGATTCATGACTCCTCACCCTAAGGATCTGTCTCAGGAACTTATCGACGTTATCAAGGCTAATCCTAAGGTTGCAAGACATATACACCTTCCTCTTCAGTCAGGAAGCACAGAGATCCTTAGACGCATGAACAGAAAGTATACAAGAGAGCAGTATCTTGATCTTGCGCTTAAGATAAGGCGTGAACTCCCTGATGCAGCCATCACTACAGATATCATCGTAGGTTTCCCTGGAGAAACAAACGCTGACGTAGATGATACAATTGATATAGTTAAGCAGGTTAAGTATGACAATGCTTTTACCTTCATCTACTCTAAGCGTACAGGAACACCGGCTGCAGGATTTGAGCAGGTTTTATCTGAAGAAGAGATAAAGAGTAATTTTGACAGACTCCTTAAAGTCGTTCAGGAAACTGCGCATGCACAGTCAGCGCGTTTCAATGATACAGACCAGAGAGTTCTTGTAGAGTCACTTAACGAGCAGGATGCATCACTTGTTACAGGCCGTATGTCCAACAATACACTTGTACATTTTGAAGGTGGTGAAGACCTGATCGGCCAGTTCGTTGACGTTCATCTTGATGAATGCAAAGGATTTTATTATCTCGGACACAGGATCTGATAAGAGTAAAGTATATTAAAAATATATGACCCAAGAAGGATTAAGAGATCCTGGTCATATACTAAAATGAATTAGAAATAGCGGAGGAGTACTTTTGGATACAAAAGTAAGTACAACGGGGACAAGTGAAAACTATGCATCAAAGCCTGACATAACCAAAGTTTCGCCTATGATGCAGCACTATCTTAAGACTAAAGAAGAGAATCCGGGCTGCCTTCTTTTTTACAGACTCGGAGACTTCTATGAGATGTTCTTTGAAGATGCTGAGATTGTCAGCAGAGAACTTGAGCTCACACTTACAGGTAAAGCCTGCGGCCTTCCTGAGAGAGCTCCAATGTGCGGTATTCCATATCACGCAGTTGATACCTACCTTACAAGACTTGTAAAGAGTGGTTACAAGGTAGCTATCTGCGAGCAGGTTGAAGATCCCAAACAGGCTAAGGGCATTGTCAAAAGAGACGTAATAAGAGTTGTTACTCCCGGAACCAATATTGATGCCCAGTCTCTTGAAGAGACACAGAATAATTACATAATGTGCCTCTTTTACGGAAGCGACATAACAGGTATAGCAATAAGCGACGTATCAACAGGTGACTTTTATCTGACAGAAGCAAGTAAGCTTCGAAACGTACTTGATGAAATCGCCAAGTACCGCCCGTCAGAGATCATCTGTAACGAAGCCTTTGTTATGAGCGGAGTAGACCTTGAAGATCTAAAGAGCAGGATGGGTATCTCAATCTATCCTCTTGATGGCAGATATTTTGATGAGGACACTGGCAAAAAAGCTATCATGAACCAGTTCCATGTAAGCTCTCTTATAGGCCTTGGAATAGACGACTTTAAAGTTGGAACTATTGCAGCCGGAGCTATGATCCAGTACCTTTTGGAGATGGCTAAGTCAGACCTTTCCAACATCACTCATATAACACCATATCTTACAAGTAAGTACATGCTCCTTGATACGTCCACAAGACGTAATCTTGAGCTTACAGAGACACTTCGTGATAAGCAGAAAAGAGGTACGCTTCTCTGGGTCCTTGATAAAACAAAGACCGCAATGGGAGCAAGAATGCTCAGAAGCTTTATTGAGCAGCCTCTTATAGATCTTGAAGAGATGAAAGCAAGACAAGATGCTGTTGACGCTCTTTTATGCAGCTCAGTATCCCGTGATGAGATAAGAGAGTACCTTTCACCTGTTTACGATCTTGAAAGGATCATGAGCCGCATCAGCTATAAGACAGCTAATCCTCGTGACCTTCTTTCATTCAGGAATTCCATCAAGATGCTTCCTGCAATCCGTATAGCACTTGAGGACATGAAAGGAAATAAAGAGCTTGACAGGATCTATTCTGAGATCGACGAACTTAGAGATATATATGATCTTATCGACAGCGCTATCGTTGAAGAGCCTCCTATTACTATAAGAGAAGGCGGAATGATCAAAGAAGGCTATAGTGAAGATATAGATCATTTCAGACAGGCACGTTCTAACGGCAAGCAGTGGCTTGCAGAACTTGAAGCAAAGGTTAAGGAAGAGACCGGTATCAAGAATCTTCGTATCAAGTACAGCAACGTATTTGGATACGCATTCGAAGTTACTAATTCATTCAAAGACCTTGTGCCTGATACTTTTACAAGAAAACAGACTCTTACTAACTGCGAGAGATATACAACACCTGAACTTAAAGAACTTGAGGATACTATCCTTAATGCAGAAGATAAGCTTAACGGCCTTGAATACGAGGCTTTCTGCGATGTAAGAGATAAGGTCTGCGGACAGATTCAGAGGATTCAGCGTACAGCCAAGGCTATAGCTTGTCTTGACGTATATGCATCTCTTGCCTTTGTTGCAGAGAGAAACCACTTCGTTAAGCCTGTTCTTTCAGAAAACGGAGCTATCAGGATCAAAGAAGGAAGACACCCTGTTGTAGAAGCTATGATGGATCGTACAGATCTTTTCATATCAAATGACACCTTCCTTGATAACAAAAAGCACCTGATATCAATTATTACAGGTCCTAACATGGCCGGTAAGTCAACTTATATGAGACAGACTGCTCTTATCGTTCTTATGGCTCAGATAGGAAGCTTTGTACCTGCTACAAGCGCTGAGATCGGCGTTGTAGACAGGATATTTACAAGAGTTGGAGCAAGTGATGACCTTGGAAGCGGCCAGTCTACTTTCATGGTTGAGATGAACGAAGTTGCCAACATCCTTCGAAATGCGACAAGTAAGAGTCTCCTTATCCTTGATGAGATAGGACGAGGAACATCCACTTATGACGGCCTTTCTATCGCATGGGCAGTTATAGAGCATATCGCAAACAGGAAATATCTTGGTGCTAAGACACTTTTTGCAACTCACTACCACGAGCTTACAGAGCTTGAGGGCAAAATAGATTCAGTAAGGAACTACTGCATCGCTGTTAAGGAAAAAGGCGATGACATCGTATTCCTTAGAAAGATCATAAAGGGCGGCGCAGATAAGAGCTACGGTATTGAAGTTGCAAGACTTGCAGGAATCCCTGCAATGGTAACTGACAGAGCCAAGCAGATATGTGCCCAGCTCGTTGACAGCGATATAACTGAGAAAGTTCAGGAGATCGCAGCACTTACTGATGATAAGTCATCTAAGAAGTCTTCACCAAGGCACTACGATCAGGTTGATCTTAACCAGATGACCCTGTTCGAAAGTGTAAGTGATGAAGATGTACTCAGGGAGCTTGAGGAAATCGACATAACCAACATGACACCGATGGATGCACTTAATACACTTTATAAGCTTCAAAGCGACCTTAAAAATCGTTGGAAAGGGAATGTAAGCTAAGCTACTGTCTGTTTTTTAGAGATGATAGATGAGAACTGATCTTTAGAGGGGTTTGAAAGAGAAGCTTTCGGGGAGTGTAGTATTTAAAGGAGGGCTATATGGCGCAGATTCATGTACTTGATAAAAATACAATAGATCAGATAGCTGCTGGAGAAGTCGTAGAAAGACCTTCCAGTGTAGTTAAAGAGCTCGTTGAAAATGCCATGGATGCTGGTGCCAAGGCCATTACAGTAGAAATACAGGGCGGCGGCATTGATCTTATTAGGATTACCGATAACGGATGCGGCATAGAAAGAAGTGAAGTCAAAAAAGCTTTTTTAAGACATGCTACATCTAAGCTTACCAATATCGGAGACCTCTTTACTCTTAGAACTCTGGGATTTAGAGGTGAAGCTCTGTCCAGTATTTCTGCCATTGCTCAGGTTGAGATCGTTACTAAGACAAGTGACAGCTTAACTGGTACCCGCTATACAGTTAACGGCGGAGACGAAGGAGAGCTTGAAGAAGTCGGAGCACCAAATGGTACTACGATCATAGTTCGTAACCTTTTTTATAACACTCCTGCCAGAAAGAAGTTTTTAAAGTCAGCAAGAACAGAAGGAAGCTATGTGGCTGACCTTATTGAGCATCTCGCAATGGACAATCCTGATGTGTCTTTTCACTTTATAAATAATAAAGATGACCGCTTCCATACATCAGGTAACGGCGACCTAAAAGAGCTTATTTACAGAATCTACGGACGCGACGTGTCAATGGCACTTGTGCCGATAAAGTGCGAAGCAGACGGAATACAGCTTGAGGGCTATCTTGGAGAGCCTTCTTTAAACAGATCTAACAGAGGATTTGAGAACTTTTTTGTCAACGGAAGATATATTAAGGACCGCATGATATCACTTGCAATAGAAGAGGGATACAAGCAGTATCTTATGCAGCATAAATTTCCCTTCTGCGTGCTTCATATCGTGATGGATCCTGATCTTATTGATGTTAATGTTCATCCTTCCAAGATGGAGGTTAAGTTCCAGAATCAGCGCACCCTGTTC
Coding sequences within it:
- the mutS gene encoding DNA mismatch repair protein MutS, encoding MMQHYLKTKEENPGCLLFYRLGDFYEMFFEDAEIVSRELELTLTGKACGLPERAPMCGIPYHAVDTYLTRLVKSGYKVAICEQVEDPKQAKGIVKRDVIRVVTPGTNIDAQSLEETQNNYIMCLFYGSDITGIAISDVSTGDFYLTEASKLRNVLDEIAKYRPSEIICNEAFVMSGVDLEDLKSRMGISIYPLDGRYFDEDTGKKAIMNQFHVSSLIGLGIDDFKVGTIAAGAMIQYLLEMAKSDLSNITHITPYLTSKYMLLDTSTRRNLELTETLRDKQKRGTLLWVLDKTKTAMGARMLRSFIEQPLIDLEEMKARQDAVDALLCSSVSRDEIREYLSPVYDLERIMSRISYKTANPRDLLSFRNSIKMLPAIRIALEDMKGNKELDRIYSEIDELRDIYDLIDSAIVEEPPITIREGGMIKEGYSEDIDHFRQARSNGKQWLAELEAKVKEETGIKNLRIKYSNVFGYAFEVTNSFKDLVPDTFTRKQTLTNCERYTTPELKELEDTILNAEDKLNGLEYEAFCDVRDKVCGQIQRIQRTAKAIACLDVYASLAFVAERNHFVKPVLSENGAIRIKEGRHPVVEAMMDRTDLFISNDTFLDNKKHLISIITGPNMAGKSTYMRQTALIVLMAQIGSFVPATSAEIGVVDRIFTRVGASDDLGSGQSTFMVEMNEVANILRNATSKSLLILDEIGRGTSTYDGLSIAWAVIEHIANRKYLGAKTLFATHYHELTELEGKIDSVRNYCIAVKEKGDDIVFLRKIIKGGADKSYGIEVARLAGIPAMVTDRAKQICAQLVDSDITEKVQEIAALTDDKSSKKSSPRHYDQVDLNQMTLFESVSDEDVLRELEEIDITNMTPMDALNTLYKLQSDLKNRWKGNVS
- the miaB gene encoding tRNA (N6-isopentenyl adenosine(37)-C2)-methylthiotransferase MiaB; the protein is MDKVSINGNDIYEVDEEMEALIEAADLDGKVPEAEPQRQYYFIKKARRYVDELAKELGRRPLACSVAFGCQMNARDSEKILGVLKAVGYEETDSEKAEFVIYNTCTVRDNADQRVYGRLGYAGSLKKKNPHMKIGVCGCMMQEQVAVEKIKKSYRQVDLIFGTHNLFKFAELLCTMFESDRMVIDIWKGTNEIVEDLPVARKYPFKSGVNITFGCDNFCTYCIVPYVRGRERSRDPKDIVREVEKLVADGVKEVMLLGQNVNSYGTGLPDDKKISFAQLLNEVCKVEGLERVRFMTPHPKDLSQELIDVIKANPKVARHIHLPLQSGSTEILRRMNRKYTREQYLDLALKIRRELPDAAITTDIIVGFPGETNADVDDTIDIVKQVKYDNAFTFIYSKRTGTPAAGFEQVLSEEEIKSNFDRLLKVVQETAHAQSARFNDTDQRVLVESLNEQDASLVTGRMSNNTLVHFEGGEDLIGQFVDVHLDECKGFYYLGHRI